In Candidatus Methylacidiphilales bacterium, one DNA window encodes the following:
- a CDS encoding peptidoglycan-binding domain-containing protein has product MKPLSTLALVLSIVALVLLPASPLQAGRDGDRDRDGKDHRGDGRRHGHQECHRRDRDRDHHRSSGFSLFFNLAPQPYYAVPVRRAPVYRTNLVADVQVALSRRGYVVGGVDGVAGPRTRAALAAFQYDRGLRPTGEINHATLRALGLI; this is encoded by the coding sequence GTGAAACCCCTATCCACTCTGGCCTTGGTTCTGTCGATTGTTGCCCTGGTGCTGCTCCCCGCCTCCCCGCTCCAGGCGGGCCGCGACGGAGATCGCGATCGGGACGGCAAGGATCACCGTGGGGATGGACGTCGTCATGGTCACCAAGAGTGCCATCGCCGGGACCGCGACCGAGACCACCACCGGTCTTCGGGATTTTCCCTTTTCTTCAATCTGGCGCCGCAGCCCTATTACGCCGTTCCCGTGCGGCGGGCGCCAGTCTATCGCACCAATCTGGTCGCCGATGTGCAGGTGGCTTTGTCCCGCCGGGGCTATGTGGTGGGCGGGGTCGATGGAGTGGCCGGTCCCCGGACCCGCGCTGCCTTGGCCGCATTCCAATACGACCGCGGCCTCCGCCCGACAGGCGAAATCAACCACGCCACCCTGCGCGCCCTTGGTTTGATTTGA
- a CDS encoding UvrD-helicase domain-containing protein — protein sequence MSRLLQGLNPQQREAVTTLRGPVLILAGAGTGKTKVITHRMAHLIAEGVEPRHILALTFTNKAAREMKERYQKLVQGMRPPEETRLLFAGTFHSFCVRVLREHIEKLDYKKNFTILDEGDQAGILKKILGAAVKGGDQEMNKIKFLIGLAKNRGLRPEQTAGSDALLARVYRRYQEECKARNAVDFDDLLLLMVDLLEGFPEVRGELRARHRFLMVDEYQDTNRLQFDIVRQLASDDHDVCVVGDDDQSIYSWRGAENSHIMEFSQRFPGGKSIKLEQNYRCTPRILAAANQVIAHNARRHDKKLWAEGLPGDPIRVMLAQNDEDEASWVAADILRAREEHVLRWEDMALLYRANHMSRLFEMELRKLRIPYRIIGGQNFYERREVKDILAYLQVIANPDNDGALLRVVNLPARGVGTTTMEELTRRSREAGSSIWRVMQGDLSLVFPRAYPGLTSFRTIIHEYQGKFALPGDWAGVLKALLKDIGYEEDLKRTSKDPEEHASRSENVQGLVNALAEHQAKELGDLNAFIDTMLLDSADKEEEKEDDGYGVTLMTLHGAKGLEFTRVYLVGVEEGLLPHDRVKLEGNLEEERRLFYVGITRAKKWLTLTRCQSRRRYGKEEPRHPSVFLDELPEEGVEHQTTASTRVKVEGEVASSRLSALRARLGAAPAET from the coding sequence GTGTCCCGACTCCTCCAAGGCCTCAATCCCCAGCAGCGTGAAGCCGTGACGACCTTGCGCGGCCCGGTCCTGATCCTGGCCGGGGCGGGCACGGGCAAGACCAAAGTCATCACCCACCGCATGGCCCACCTCATCGCCGAGGGTGTGGAGCCGCGGCATATTCTGGCGCTTACTTTCACCAACAAAGCGGCGCGGGAGATGAAGGAACGCTACCAGAAGCTGGTCCAGGGGATGCGCCCGCCGGAGGAAACCCGGTTGTTGTTCGCGGGGACATTCCATTCTTTCTGCGTCCGGGTGTTGCGCGAGCACATTGAGAAGCTGGATTACAAAAAGAACTTCACCATCCTCGACGAGGGCGACCAGGCGGGCATCCTCAAAAAAATCCTCGGGGCCGCGGTCAAGGGCGGCGACCAGGAGATGAACAAGATCAAATTCCTCATCGGCCTGGCCAAGAACCGCGGGCTGCGTCCCGAACAGACCGCCGGGAGTGATGCCCTGCTGGCCCGGGTCTACCGCCGCTACCAGGAAGAGTGCAAGGCGCGCAACGCCGTGGACTTCGACGACCTGCTTTTGTTGATGGTCGATCTCCTGGAGGGCTTCCCGGAGGTGCGCGGGGAACTGCGGGCCCGGCACCGTTTTCTCATGGTCGACGAGTATCAGGACACCAACCGGCTCCAGTTCGACATCGTCCGCCAGCTCGCTTCCGACGACCACGATGTCTGCGTGGTCGGTGACGACGACCAGAGCATCTACAGCTGGCGCGGGGCGGAAAACAGCCACATCATGGAGTTTTCCCAGCGTTTTCCGGGGGGGAAGTCCATCAAGCTGGAGCAGAACTACCGCTGCACCCCGCGGATTCTGGCCGCGGCCAACCAGGTCATCGCCCACAACGCCCGGAGGCACGACAAAAAACTCTGGGCCGAAGGGCTTCCGGGCGACCCCATCCGGGTCATGCTGGCGCAGAACGACGAGGATGAGGCCTCCTGGGTGGCCGCGGACATCCTGCGCGCGCGCGAGGAACATGTCCTGCGCTGGGAGGACATGGCCCTGCTTTACCGCGCCAACCACATGTCGCGGTTGTTTGAAATGGAATTGCGCAAGCTCCGCATCCCCTACCGCATCATCGGTGGACAGAACTTCTACGAACGCCGGGAAGTAAAGGACATCCTGGCCTATCTCCAGGTCATCGCCAATCCTGACAACGACGGCGCCCTCCTGCGGGTGGTCAACCTTCCCGCGCGGGGCGTGGGCACGACCACCATGGAAGAACTGACCCGGCGCAGCCGCGAGGCCGGAAGTTCCATCTGGCGGGTCATGCAGGGCGACCTTTCCCTGGTTTTCCCGCGGGCCTATCCCGGCCTGACCTCGTTCCGCACCATCATCCATGAGTACCAGGGAAAATTCGCCCTGCCCGGTGATTGGGCCGGGGTGCTCAAAGCCCTGCTCAAGGACATCGGTTACGAGGAGGACCTCAAGCGCACGAGCAAAGATCCCGAAGAACACGCCTCGCGCAGTGAGAACGTGCAGGGCCTGGTCAACGCCCTGGCCGAACACCAGGCCAAGGAATTGGGCGACCTGAACGCCTTTATCGACACCATGTTGTTGGACAGTGCGGACAAGGAGGAGGAAAAAGAAGACGACGGCTATGGCGTCACCCTCATGACCCTGCACGGGGCCAAGGGACTGGAGTTCACCCGGGTCTATCTGGTCGGGGTTGAAGAGGGGTTGCTGCCGCATGACCGCGTGAAGCTGGAAGGCAATCTGGAAGAGGAACGGCGCCTGTTTTATGTCGGCATCACCCGGGCCAAGAAATGGCTGACCCTGACCCGTTGCCAGTCACGCCGTCGTTATGGCAAGGAGGAGCCCCGCCATCCTTCGGTCTTCCTGGATGAGCTGCCCGAAGAGGGCGTCGAGCACCAGACCACCGCCTCGACACGGGTCAAGGTGGAAGGGGAGGTGGCTTCCAGCCGGTTGAGCGCATTGCGTGCGCGGCTGGGAGCGGCCCCAGCCGAAACCTGA
- the aat gene encoding leucyl/phenylalanyl-tRNA--protein transferase, producing the protein MKRSRGIAIIDSRLDFPPVEEARPDGLLAVGGDLSPERLLLAYQSGIFPWSSDPITWWSPNPRSILPVGGLHVSRSLARTLRRQIWQYTFDTAFESVVRACASPAPGREETWIEEAIIRAYTALHHRGHAHSIEVWQDRTLVGGIYGVALGGFFAGESMFHRADDASKAALVVLMEHLEKLGFSLFDTQVASPLTRQMGAVDIPRPEYLVRLQQALTANVAFRA; encoded by the coding sequence ATGAAGCGGAGCCGTGGCATCGCCATCATCGACTCCCGCTTGGATTTCCCCCCGGTGGAAGAAGCGCGACCCGATGGGCTCCTGGCCGTCGGGGGCGACCTCTCTCCCGAGCGCCTGCTGTTGGCCTACCAAAGCGGAATTTTCCCCTGGTCATCCGATCCCATCACTTGGTGGTCGCCCAATCCCCGTTCCATCCTGCCGGTCGGTGGCTTGCACGTCTCCCGTTCGCTGGCCCGAACCCTGCGCAGGCAAATTTGGCAATACACCTTTGACACCGCTTTCGAATCCGTGGTGCGGGCCTGCGCTTCCCCGGCCCCCGGCCGGGAAGAAACCTGGATCGAGGAAGCCATCATCCGGGCCTACACCGCCCTGCACCACCGGGGACATGCCCACAGCATTGAAGTCTGGCAGGACAGAACGCTTGTCGGCGGCATCTATGGCGTGGCCTTGGGTGGTTTTTTCGCGGGCGAGTCCATGTTCCACCGTGCCGACGATGCCTCAAAGGCCGCTTTGGTGGTGCTCATGGAACATCTCGAGAAACTGGGGTTTTCTTTGTTCGATACCCAGGTCGCCAGCCCGCTGACCCGACAGATGGGGGCGGTTGACATCCCACGACCGGAGTACCTCGTCCGTCTCCAACAGGCCCTGACGGCTAACGTGGCCTTCCGGGCCTGA
- a CDS encoding cation diffusion facilitator family transporter, which produces MEARYPRIQRVLFIALAVNLVLAAGKLLLGWSLGSLGVMSDGLHSVMDGAGSVVGLIAIHVAALPPDPRHPCGHRKFEVLGTLLLAGLLLLSCWEILGSAFTRLTRPSPMPHFSWGGVLFLLSTLGVNFWLSRFESSRAAELDSPILAADAAHTRSDILTTLLACLGLFTPKLGWPMLDTVCAVLIVCLIARSAYQIISETVDRVADAGRLAPDEMRRVAESVDDIRREDDV; this is translated from the coding sequence ATGGAGGCCCGCTATCCGCGTATCCAGCGTGTGCTTTTCATCGCGCTGGCGGTCAACCTCGTCCTGGCCGCGGGCAAACTGCTGTTGGGATGGAGCCTGGGTAGTCTGGGGGTGATGTCCGACGGTCTGCATTCGGTGATGGACGGGGCCGGAAGCGTGGTCGGGCTCATTGCCATCCACGTGGCGGCGTTGCCGCCCGATCCGCGGCATCCCTGCGGGCACCGCAAATTCGAGGTGCTGGGTACATTGTTGCTGGCCGGATTGTTGTTGTTGAGTTGCTGGGAAATCCTGGGATCGGCCTTCACCCGTCTGACCCGTCCTTCGCCGATGCCGCACTTTTCCTGGGGGGGCGTTCTCTTTCTCCTGTCTACCCTGGGGGTGAATTTCTGGCTGTCGCGCTTCGAGTCTTCGCGTGCGGCCGAACTGGACAGTCCGATCCTGGCCGCGGATGCCGCCCATACCCGCTCGGACATCCTGACCACATTGCTGGCCTGTCTCGGTCTGTTCACGCCCAAGTTGGGATGGCCCATGCTGGACACCGTCTGCGCGGTTTTGATCGTGTGCTTGATCGCCCGCTCGGCCTATCAAATCATTTCTGAAACCGTGGACAGGGTGGCCGATGCCGGCCGTCTGGCTCCGGATGAAATGCGGCGCGTGGCCGAGTCGGTCGACGACATCCGCCGGGAGGATGACGTCTGA